A section of the Humulus lupulus chromosome 2, drHumLupu1.1, whole genome shotgun sequence genome encodes:
- the LOC133815376 gene encoding uncharacterized protein LOC133815376: MKIDLSKAYDSIDWDFLKNLLKALRFPGRFIRWIMICLRGSSYCLMLNGRLHGSFQGGKGLRQANTNSIQFIQQTLDEFSSTSGLFINKNKSRIYFGGVSVPDKVVLLNLSQLVEGEFPFTYLGLPLRPTKWKAMDCDLVLKKIRQRLFFWASRNLSDAGRVQLIQIVLLGIRNYWMSTFLLPQSILKEIDHLCRIFLWGGKGTRSKFHLTSWEQVYCPKIHGDLGFKEGPLWNRVLLAKFIWAISTKQDLLWVK, translated from the exons ATGAAGATTGATTTAAGCAAAGCCTATGACTCCATAGATTGGGATTTCTTGAAGAACTTGTTGAAAGCTTTAAGATTTCCTGGTCGCTTTATAAGATGGATCATGATCTGTTTGAGAGGTTCCTCTTATTGTCTAATGTTGAATGGTCGTCTTCATGGTAGCTTTCAAGGTGGTAAAGGTCTTCGCCAAG CTAATACCAACTCTATTCAGTTTATTCAGCAGACTTTAGATGAGTTTTCCTCTACTTCAGGGCTgtttatcaataaaaataaatctaGAATTTATTTTGGTGGTGTTTCGGTCCCTGATAAAGTTGTTCTGCTGAACCTTTCCCAGCTGGTTGAAGGGGAGTTTCCTTTTACTTATCTTGGTCTGCCTTTGAGACCAACAAAATGGAAGGCAATGGATTGTGATTTAGTCCTTAAGAAAATCAGACAGAGATTGTTTTTTTGGGCTAGTAGGAACCTCTCCGATGCAGGGCGTGTCCAGCTGATTCAAATTGTACTGTTGGGTATTAGGAACTACTGGATGAGTACTTTCCTCTTACCTCAGAGTATCCTAAAAGAGATTGACCACCTTTGTAGAATTTTTTTATGGGGAGGAAAAGGAACAAGGAGCAAGTTTCATCTTACTTCTTGGGAACAAGTTTATTGCCCAAAAATTCATGGTGATTTAGGTTTCAAGGAGGGGCCTCTGTGGAATAGAGTGCTGCTTGCTAAATTCATTTGGGCTATCTCCACTAAACAGGACTTGCTTTGGGTTAAGTAG